From a region of the Streptomyces tirandamycinicus genome:
- the ddaH gene encoding dimethylargininase: MASRTTVRPVVREEPALPRDARSRRYLMCPPTHFEVTYSINPWMDPGKPVDLSLAMTQWEVLRDRYRALGHTVEVLDPREDLPDMVFAANGATVVDGRVLGARFAFPERTAEADAHLEWFRANGFTKIHEPAHINEGEGDFAVTSTYLLAGRGFRSSPLSHDEAQEFFGRPVIGLELVDPRYYHLDTALSVLDDETDEIMYYPGAFSPGSRAVLARLFPDALIAREADAAAFGLNAVSDGRHVLLPQAALGLFDPLRARGFEPIGMDTGELLKGGGSVKCCTQELRA, translated from the coding sequence ATGGCCTCACGCACAACCGTGCGCCCCGTCGTCCGTGAGGAGCCCGCATTGCCTCGTGACGCCAGATCCCGCCGCTACCTCATGTGCCCACCCACGCACTTCGAGGTGACGTACTCCATCAACCCGTGGATGGATCCGGGGAAGCCCGTCGACCTGTCGCTGGCGATGACCCAGTGGGAGGTCCTGCGCGACCGCTACCGCGCGCTCGGCCACACCGTCGAAGTGCTGGACCCCCGCGAGGACCTGCCGGACATGGTCTTCGCCGCGAACGGCGCCACCGTCGTCGACGGCCGGGTACTCGGCGCGCGCTTCGCCTTCCCCGAGCGGACCGCGGAGGCGGACGCCCATCTCGAGTGGTTCCGCGCCAACGGCTTCACCAAGATCCACGAGCCGGCGCACATCAACGAGGGCGAGGGCGACTTCGCGGTGACCTCGACGTATCTGCTGGCGGGCCGGGGCTTCCGGTCGAGCCCGCTGTCGCACGACGAGGCGCAGGAGTTCTTCGGGCGGCCGGTGATCGGGCTCGAGCTGGTGGATCCGCGGTACTACCACCTGGACACCGCTCTGTCGGTCCTCGACGACGAGACGGACGAGATCATGTACTACCCCGGCGCCTTCTCCCCCGGCAGCCGCGCGGTTCTCGCCCGTCTCTTCCCCGACGCCCTCATCGCCCGCGAGGCGGACGCGGCGGCCTTCGGACTCAACGCGGTCAGCGACGGTCGCCACGTCCTGCTGCCGCAAGCGGCCCTGGGGCTCTTCGACCCCCTGCGGGCCCGCGGCTTCGAACCGATCGGGATGGACACGGGAGAGCTGCTGAAGGGAGGCGGCAGCGTGAAGTGCTGCACTCAGGAACTGCGCGCCTGA
- a CDS encoding small ribosomal subunit Rsm22 family protein, producing the protein MNTTLPDALAGLLDGLPQGRAAQAVERLIASYRGDTPTDAPVLRDRADVAAYAAYRMPATFEAVRSALDAFRAAAPGWTPATHTDIGGGTGAASWAVADAWPEGEHRTTVLDWAEPALELGRELAASADSPALRGARWRRARIGESMGLEAADLVTVSYVLKELDEGTRAAVVRQAAAAGQTVLVVEPGTPDGYERIIAARDLLVGAGLRVAAPCPHSGMCPIVRGTDWCHFAARVSRSSLHRRVKGGSLPYEDEKFSYVAATRAPVSPAASRVTRKPQIRKGQVLLDLCSSDGVLHRATVTKRQGPVYRAARDASWGEAWPPSDGDDA; encoded by the coding sequence GTGAACACGACCCTCCCCGACGCCCTCGCCGGTCTCCTCGACGGACTGCCGCAGGGCCGCGCCGCCCAGGCGGTGGAGCGCCTGATCGCCAGCTACCGGGGGGACACTCCGACCGACGCGCCGGTACTGCGCGACCGCGCGGACGTGGCCGCGTACGCCGCGTACCGGATGCCCGCGACCTTCGAGGCGGTACGGTCCGCGCTCGACGCGTTCCGGGCGGCGGCGCCCGGGTGGACGCCCGCGACGCACACCGACATCGGCGGCGGTACGGGCGCGGCGAGCTGGGCGGTCGCCGACGCCTGGCCGGAGGGGGAGCACCGGACCACGGTCCTGGACTGGGCGGAGCCCGCGCTGGAGCTCGGCCGCGAGCTGGCGGCGTCCGCGGACTCGCCGGCGCTGCGGGGCGCGCGATGGCGGCGGGCGCGGATCGGCGAGTCGATGGGCCTCGAAGCGGCGGACCTGGTCACGGTGTCGTACGTACTGAAGGAACTCGACGAGGGGACCCGGGCGGCGGTGGTGCGCCAGGCCGCGGCGGCGGGGCAGACGGTCCTGGTCGTGGAGCCGGGTACACCGGACGGTTACGAGCGGATCATCGCGGCGCGGGACCTGCTGGTGGGAGCGGGGCTGCGGGTGGCGGCGCCGTGCCCGCACAGCGGGATGTGCCCCATCGTGCGGGGCACGGACTGGTGCCATTTCGCGGCGCGGGTGAGCCGGTCGTCGCTCCACCGGCGGGTGAAGGGCGGGTCGCTGCCCTATGAGGACGAGAAGTTCAGCTACGTCGCCGCGACCCGGGCACCCGTGTCCCCGGCGGCCTCGCGGGTGACCCGCAAGCCGCAGATCCGCAAGGGCCAGGTCCTGCTGGACCTGTGCTCCTCCGACGGCGTTCTCCACCGTGCAACGGTCACCAAGCGCCAGGGCCCCGTCTACCGCGCGGCCCGTGACGCCTCCTGGGGCGAGGCCTGGCCTCCGTCGGACGGCGACGACGCCTGA
- a CDS encoding multidrug effflux MFS transporter: MPESGPTIPQHISPSAPTQVPPAQVPAPTRSPTQTAPPAAVAAARRAGLLVTLVLGGLTALPPLSMDMYLPALPAVTGDLRAPAATIQLTLTACLAGMALGQLAVGPMSDRWGRRRPLLAGMALYVAATAACAFATGAETLIVFRLLQGLAGAAGIVIARAVVRDLYDGVEMARFFSTLMLVSGVAPIVAPLIGAQILRVTDWRGVFHVLAVIGLLLTLVVAKWLHETLPPERRHGGGVGHALRTMRALAADRVFTGYTLAGGLAFAALFAYIAASPFVVQSLFGASPQTFGLLFAVNSIGLVAVGQINGKLLVGRVSLDKVLGAGLAVIALAALALLLMTSGVFGETGLLPVAAGLFVLMSAMGVTLPNTNAQALMRAPHAAGSASALLGTSSFLVGAIASPLVGIAGETTAVPMAVVQLVCALGALGCFLGLCRPWRTGSQGAVSTRSLRA; this comes from the coding sequence ATGCCGGAGAGCGGCCCCACCATCCCACAGCACATATCCCCCTCCGCGCCCACACAGGTTCCGCCGGCACAGGTTCCGGCACCGACCCGCTCTCCGACGCAGACGGCGCCGCCCGCCGCCGTCGCGGCCGCGCGCCGGGCCGGCCTGCTCGTCACCCTGGTCCTCGGCGGCCTCACCGCGCTTCCGCCGCTGTCGATGGACATGTACCTCCCGGCCCTCCCGGCGGTCACCGGCGACCTCCGCGCCCCGGCCGCGACCATCCAGCTCACCCTCACCGCCTGCCTCGCCGGAATGGCCCTGGGGCAGCTCGCCGTCGGCCCGATGAGCGACAGGTGGGGCCGCCGCCGGCCGCTGCTCGCGGGCATGGCGCTGTACGTGGCGGCCACCGCGGCCTGCGCCTTCGCGACCGGCGCCGAGACGCTGATCGTCTTCCGGCTGCTCCAGGGCCTGGCCGGGGCGGCCGGAATCGTCATCGCCCGGGCCGTGGTGCGCGACCTCTACGACGGCGTGGAGATGGCCCGCTTCTTCTCGACCCTGATGCTGGTCTCCGGGGTGGCCCCGATCGTGGCGCCGCTCATCGGCGCCCAGATCCTCCGGGTCACCGACTGGCGCGGTGTCTTCCACGTCCTCGCCGTCATCGGACTGCTCCTCACCCTCGTCGTGGCGAAGTGGCTCCACGAGACGCTGCCGCCGGAGCGGCGCCACGGCGGCGGCGTCGGCCACGCCCTTCGCACCATGCGCGCGCTGGCCGCCGACCGGGTGTTCACCGGGTACACGCTGGCGGGCGGTCTCGCGTTCGCCGCTCTCTTCGCCTACATCGCCGCCTCCCCGTTCGTGGTGCAGAGTCTCTTCGGCGCCTCGCCCCAGACGTTCGGCCTGCTCTTCGCCGTCAACTCGATCGGCCTGGTGGCGGTGGGCCAGATCAACGGAAAGCTGCTGGTGGGCCGGGTCAGCCTGGACAAGGTCCTGGGTGCCGGCCTCGCGGTGATCGCGCTGGCGGCGCTGGCACTGCTGCTGATGACGTCCGGCGTCTTCGGCGAGACCGGACTCCTCCCCGTGGCGGCCGGACTCTTCGTCCTGATGTCGGCGATGGGCGTCACCCTGCCGAACACCAACGCCCAGGCCCTGATGCGTGCCCCGCACGCCGCCGGATCGGCGTCGGCGCTGCTCGGCACGTCCTCCTTCCTGGTCGGGGCGATCGCCTCCCCGCTGGTCGGGATCGCGGGCGAGACCACGGCGGTGCCGATGGCCGTCGTCCAGCTGGTGTGCGCGCTGGGAGCGCTGGGGTGCTTCCTGGGGCTGTGCCGGCCGTGGCGTACGGGGAGTCAGGGGGCCGTGTCGACGCGGTCCTTGCGTGCGTAG
- a CDS encoding alkaline phosphatase D family protein, which yields MTTAHPHSSDELRAVARHLGRRRFMTATGAAAALAFAVNLPAAGTAAAAELDARKITEDPFTLGVASGDPLPGSVLLWTRLAPRPYEPGGGLPASRIPVRWEIAHDARFTRVARRGQTTAHPEFDHTVHVDVTGLDPDRVYHYRFRAGRWTSPAGRTRTAPRPGARISELRLAAVSCQAYHDGYYTAYRHLADEDLDVVFHLGDYLYEYPVNAVGGARNLTDRRLPAHFDRETVTLEDYRLRYALYRSDPDLAAAHAAHPFAVTWDDHETENNYAGDTPENDVPPEEFLLRRAAAYRAYWENQPLRGPQRPSGPDMRLYRRLRFGRLAQFDVLDTRQYRSDQAYGDGWQTPGPESEDPARTMTGEAQERWLLDGWRTSDALWNVLPQQVVLAQRRNVPGPGFKLSMDAWDGYPASRKRLLDGAEAAGIDNLVVLTGDVHVGYAFDLKKDFGDPSSRTVGAEFVATSVSSGKDGAEKPANWDNLTRANPHLRFYNGRRGYLRVTLTTERARADFRTVPAVTTPGAPVTTAASFVTEAGDPGVRPA from the coding sequence ATGACGACCGCACACCCGCACTCGTCGGACGAACTCCGCGCCGTCGCCCGGCACCTGGGCCGCCGCCGCTTCATGACCGCCACCGGAGCCGCCGCCGCGCTCGCCTTCGCCGTGAACCTGCCGGCGGCGGGCACCGCGGCCGCCGCCGAACTCGACGCGCGGAAGATCACCGAGGACCCGTTCACGCTCGGCGTGGCGTCCGGAGACCCGCTGCCCGGTTCCGTACTGCTGTGGACCCGGCTCGCGCCCCGCCCGTACGAGCCCGGCGGCGGACTGCCCGCCTCCCGGATCCCGGTCCGCTGGGAGATCGCCCACGACGCCCGCTTCACCCGCGTCGCCCGCCGCGGACAGACCACCGCCCACCCCGAGTTCGACCACACGGTCCACGTCGACGTCACCGGGCTCGACCCCGACCGCGTCTACCACTACCGGTTCCGCGCGGGCCGCTGGACCAGCCCCGCCGGACGCACCCGCACCGCGCCCCGCCCCGGGGCCCGGATCTCCGAGCTCAGGCTCGCCGCCGTCTCCTGCCAGGCGTACCACGACGGGTACTACACCGCGTACCGGCACCTCGCGGACGAGGACCTGGACGTCGTCTTCCACCTCGGCGACTACCTCTACGAGTACCCCGTCAACGCCGTCGGCGGCGCCCGCAACCTCACCGACCGGCGCCTGCCCGCCCACTTCGACCGCGAGACCGTCACCCTGGAGGACTACCGGCTGCGCTACGCGCTCTACCGCAGCGACCCCGACCTCGCCGCCGCACACGCCGCCCACCCCTTCGCTGTCACCTGGGACGACCACGAGACCGAGAACAACTACGCGGGGGACACGCCCGAGAACGACGTCCCGCCGGAGGAGTTCCTGCTGCGCCGCGCCGCCGCGTACCGCGCGTACTGGGAGAACCAGCCGCTGCGCGGGCCCCAGCGGCCGTCCGGCCCGGACATGCGGCTCTACCGCCGGCTGCGCTTCGGCCGGCTCGCCCAGTTCGACGTCCTCGACACCCGCCAGTACCGCTCGGACCAGGCGTACGGCGACGGCTGGCAGACCCCCGGACCCGAGTCCGAGGACCCGGCGCGCACCATGACGGGCGAGGCGCAGGAGCGCTGGCTGCTCGACGGCTGGCGGACCTCGGACGCCCTCTGGAACGTCCTGCCTCAGCAGGTCGTCCTCGCCCAGCGGCGCAACGTCCCGGGGCCCGGCTTCAAGCTGTCGATGGACGCCTGGGACGGCTATCCGGCCTCCCGCAAACGGCTCCTCGACGGCGCCGAGGCCGCCGGGATCGACAACCTCGTCGTCCTCACCGGCGACGTCCACGTCGGCTACGCGTTCGACCTGAAGAAGGACTTCGGCGATCCGTCCTCGCGGACCGTCGGCGCGGAGTTCGTCGCCACCTCCGTCAGCAGCGGCAAGGACGGTGCCGAGAAGCCCGCCAACTGGGACAACCTCACCCGGGCCAACCCGCACCTGAGGTTCTACAACGGCCGCCGCGGCTACCTGAGGGTCACGCTCACCACCGAGCGGGCCCGGGCGGACTTCCGTACGGTCCCGGCGGTCACGACCCCCGGCGCACCGGTCACCACGGCCGCGTCCTTCGTCACCGAGGCGGGTGACCCCGGCGTCAGGCCGGCGTGA
- a CDS encoding SDR family oxidoreductase, whose protein sequence is MNAERRSAVVTGAGSGIGRSVALALAGAGWSLALAGRRAEALEETASLTAGADVLRVPTDVTSPDDVTALFAAARERFGRVDLLFNNAGTFGPGGVHLEDLPHEAWRHVVDVNLTGSFLCAQAAFRVMKDQDPQGGRIINNGSISAHAPRPHSVAYTATKHAVTGLTKSLSLDGRPYRIACGQIDIGNAATQMTARMETGVLQADGRTAPEPVMDADDVARTVLHMAELPLEANVQFATVMATAMPYIGRG, encoded by the coding sequence ATGAACGCAGAACGGAGAAGTGCGGTGGTCACGGGCGCCGGATCGGGCATCGGGCGCAGCGTCGCCCTGGCGCTCGCGGGCGCGGGCTGGTCGCTGGCACTGGCGGGCCGGCGGGCGGAGGCACTGGAGGAGACGGCTTCACTGACTGCCGGGGCGGACGTCCTCCGCGTCCCGACGGACGTCACGTCCCCGGACGACGTCACGGCGCTCTTCGCGGCGGCGCGGGAACGGTTCGGGCGGGTGGACCTGCTGTTCAACAACGCGGGCACCTTCGGGCCCGGCGGGGTGCACCTGGAGGACCTCCCCCACGAGGCGTGGCGCCATGTCGTGGACGTCAACCTGACGGGGTCGTTCCTGTGCGCCCAGGCAGCGTTCCGGGTGATGAAGGACCAGGACCCGCAGGGCGGCCGCATCATCAACAACGGCTCCATCTCCGCGCACGCGCCGCGTCCGCACTCGGTGGCGTACACGGCGACGAAGCACGCCGTCACCGGCCTGACCAAGTCCCTGTCCCTGGACGGCCGTCCCTACCGCATCGCCTGCGGCCAGATCGACATCGGCAACGCGGCCACGCAGATGACGGCCCGGATGGAGACGGGCGTCCTCCAGGCCGACGGGCGCACCGCCCCCGAGCCGGTGATGGACGCGGACGACGTGGCCCGGACGGTACTCCACATGGCGGAGCTGCCCCTGGAGGCGAACGTGCAGTTCGCGACGGTGATGGCCACGGCGATGCCGTACATCGGCCGGGGCTGA
- a CDS encoding glycoside hydrolase family 15 protein, translated as MTAESPAYQATGGAGAPGGAGTPRYLPISEHGLIGDLRSAALVGTNGTIDWYCCGRFDAPSVFASILDAEKGGRFELAPDVPARTKQFYFPDTNVLITRFFAEDGVGEIQDFMPITDDSREADRHRLIRRVVCVRGSLPFRALVAPRFDYGAQPHTIRMEGGYPVFESPAASLSLTSSVPVETDGRDVWSLFKLHEGETAVFALDRLGGGVVPQACPTATAEESFAATVHYWRRWLSKSRYRGRWREMVHRSALTLKLLTYAPTGAIVAAPTTSLPEQIGGERNWDYRYVWIRDAAFCVYALLRLGFTDEAQAFMRFLTEYVCISCGDGGPLQIMYGIDGRRELAERELNHLEGYLGSSPVRVGNDAVDQLQLDIYGALIDSIYLYDKWGEPISSDQWDRVCGIVEWVCEHWDQPDEGIWETRGGRKNFLYSRLMCWVAIERAMRIARRRGLPADMVRWGGVRDGIYRRIMERGWSAERHAFVQHEDDSVLDAAVLMMPLAKFISPTDPKWLTTLDALGEELVSDSLVYRYDPQASPDGVRGAEGTFSICSFWYVEALVRAGRPDEARLAFEKMLTYANHLGLYAEEIGRTGEQNGNFPQAFTHLSLISAAFNLDRALG; from the coding sequence GTGACTGCTGAGTCTCCGGCGTACCAAGCCACCGGTGGAGCGGGCGCTCCCGGCGGCGCCGGCACCCCCCGGTACCTGCCGATCTCCGAGCACGGGCTGATCGGCGACCTGCGCAGTGCCGCCCTGGTCGGGACCAACGGCACCATCGACTGGTACTGCTGCGGCCGCTTCGACGCACCCAGCGTCTTCGCGTCGATCCTCGACGCCGAGAAGGGCGGCCGCTTCGAACTGGCACCGGACGTCCCGGCCCGGACCAAGCAGTTCTACTTCCCCGACACCAATGTGCTCATCACGCGCTTCTTCGCGGAGGACGGCGTCGGCGAGATCCAGGACTTCATGCCGATCACCGACGACTCGCGCGAGGCCGACCGGCACCGGCTGATCCGCCGGGTGGTGTGCGTCCGCGGATCGCTGCCGTTCCGGGCCCTGGTCGCGCCGCGCTTCGACTACGGGGCCCAGCCCCACACCATCCGCATGGAGGGCGGGTACCCGGTGTTCGAGTCGCCCGCGGCGAGTCTCTCGCTCACTTCCAGCGTGCCGGTCGAGACCGACGGGCGCGACGTGTGGTCGCTGTTCAAACTGCACGAGGGGGAGACCGCCGTCTTCGCGCTGGACCGGCTCGGCGGCGGCGTCGTCCCGCAGGCCTGCCCCACCGCCACGGCCGAGGAGTCGTTCGCGGCGACGGTGCACTACTGGCGGCGCTGGCTGTCCAAGTCGCGCTACCGCGGGCGCTGGCGCGAGATGGTGCACCGCTCCGCCCTGACCCTCAAGCTGCTCACCTACGCCCCCACCGGCGCGATCGTGGCGGCGCCCACCACCAGCCTGCCCGAGCAGATCGGCGGCGAGCGCAACTGGGACTACCGCTACGTCTGGATCCGCGACGCGGCGTTCTGCGTCTACGCCCTGCTCCGGCTGGGCTTCACCGACGAGGCGCAGGCGTTCATGCGGTTCCTCACCGAGTACGTCTGCATCTCGTGCGGCGACGGCGGCCCCCTGCAGATCATGTACGGCATCGACGGCCGCCGTGAACTGGCCGAGCGCGAACTGAACCACCTCGAGGGATACCTGGGCTCCAGCCCCGTCCGGGTGGGAAACGACGCGGTGGACCAGCTTCAACTCGACATCTACGGCGCGCTCATCGACTCGATCTACCTGTACGACAAGTGGGGCGAGCCCATCTCCAGCGACCAGTGGGACCGTGTCTGCGGCATCGTCGAGTGGGTCTGCGAGCACTGGGACCAGCCCGACGAGGGCATCTGGGAGACGCGCGGCGGACGCAAGAACTTCCTCTACTCGCGGCTGATGTGCTGGGTGGCGATCGAACGCGCCATGCGCATCGCCCGGCGCCGGGGACTGCCCGCCGACATGGTGCGCTGGGGCGGCGTGCGCGACGGCATCTACCGGCGGATCATGGAGCGCGGCTGGTCGGCCGAGCGCCACGCCTTCGTCCAGCACGAGGACGACAGCGTCCTGGACGCCGCCGTGCTGATGATGCCGCTGGCGAAGTTCATCTCTCCGACCGACCCGAAGTGGCTCACGACCCTGGACGCCCTCGGCGAGGAACTGGTCTCGGACTCCCTGGTCTACCGCTACGACCCGCAGGCCAGCCCGGACGGAGTGCGCGGCGCCGAGGGCACGTTCTCGATCTGCTCCTTCTGGTACGTCGAGGCCCTGGTCCGCGCCGGACGCCCGGACGAGGCGCGGTTGGCGTTCGAGAAGATGCTCACCTACGCCAACCATCTCGGCCTGTACGCGGAGGAGATCGGCCGCACGGGCGAGCAGAACGGCAACTTCCCGCAGGCGTTCACCCATCTCTCGCTGATCAGCGCGGCGTTCAACCTGGACCGGGCGCTGGGCTGA
- the metG gene encoding methionine--tRNA ligase — translation MARHLVTSALPYINGIKHLGNMVGSMLPADVYSRYLRQRGHDVLYICATDEHGTPAELAAKEAGLSVAEFCAQAHDAQKAVYDGFELAFDYFGRSSSRQNVEITQHFARRLNENGFIEERAISQVYSPADGRFLPDRYVEGTCPHCGYDKARGDQCENCTRVLDPTDLIEPRSAISGSTELEVRETKHLFLLQSRLQHEVEAWIDAVGEEWPHLSTAIARKWLTEGLQDRSITRDLDWGVPVPADTWPELAAEGKVFYVWFDAPIEYIGATKEWADAAGDGELRDWKSWWYEADDTVRYTQFMAKDNVPFHTVMFPATELGVREPWKKVDIVKGFNWLTYYGGKFSTSQRRGVFTDAALEVLPADYWRYFLIANAPESDDSSFTWEHFTATVNKDLADTLGNFVNRVLSFSRKRFGDEVPAGREAGAAEAGLGEEIARLLAEYQEHMEALQFRKAAAALRALWSAGNSYLEEKAPWLEIKADPDGAALTLRTAMNLIHLYAVVSEPFIPATAAAMRSAFALEGDTATWVTAERARALDAVPAGTPFTVPPVLFAKITDEDVESYRDRFGGAETA, via the coding sequence ATGGCTCGACATCTGGTCACCAGCGCGCTTCCCTACATCAACGGGATCAAGCACCTGGGCAACATGGTCGGGTCGATGCTTCCGGCGGACGTGTACTCCCGGTACCTCCGCCAGCGCGGTCACGACGTCCTCTACATCTGCGCCACCGACGAGCACGGCACGCCGGCCGAACTGGCCGCGAAGGAGGCCGGGCTGTCGGTCGCCGAGTTCTGCGCGCAGGCGCACGACGCGCAGAAGGCCGTGTACGACGGGTTCGAGCTGGCCTTCGACTACTTCGGGCGCAGCTCGTCGCGGCAGAACGTCGAGATCACCCAGCACTTCGCGCGCAGGCTCAACGAGAACGGCTTCATCGAGGAGCGCGCGATCAGCCAGGTGTACTCGCCCGCCGACGGCCGTTTCCTGCCGGACCGGTACGTCGAGGGCACCTGTCCGCACTGCGGCTACGACAAGGCCCGCGGCGACCAGTGCGAGAACTGCACCCGCGTCCTCGATCCGACCGACCTGATCGAACCGCGGTCGGCGATCAGCGGCTCCACGGAGCTGGAGGTGCGCGAGACCAAGCACCTCTTCCTGCTGCAGTCCAGGCTCCAGCACGAGGTCGAGGCGTGGATCGACGCCGTCGGCGAGGAGTGGCCGCATCTGTCGACGGCCATCGCCCGCAAGTGGCTGACCGAGGGCCTGCAGGACCGCTCGATCACCCGCGACCTGGACTGGGGCGTCCCGGTCCCCGCCGACACCTGGCCGGAGCTCGCGGCCGAGGGCAAGGTCTTCTACGTCTGGTTCGACGCCCCGATCGAGTACATCGGTGCGACGAAGGAGTGGGCGGACGCCGCCGGTGACGGCGAGCTCCGCGACTGGAAGTCCTGGTGGTACGAGGCCGACGACACCGTCCGCTACACCCAGTTCATGGCCAAGGACAACGTCCCCTTCCACACGGTGATGTTCCCCGCCACCGAGCTCGGCGTGCGCGAGCCGTGGAAGAAGGTCGACATCGTCAAGGGCTTCAACTGGCTCACCTACTACGGCGGCAAGTTCTCCACCTCCCAGAGGCGCGGCGTCTTCACGGACGCCGCCCTGGAGGTCCTGCCCGCCGACTACTGGCGCTACTTCCTGATCGCCAACGCCCCCGAGTCCGACGACTCCTCCTTCACCTGGGAGCACTTCACCGCCACCGTCAACAAGGACCTGGCCGACACCCTCGGCAACTTCGTCAACCGGGTGCTGTCCTTCTCCCGGAAGCGGTTCGGCGACGAGGTCCCGGCCGGCCGGGAGGCGGGCGCGGCGGAGGCCGGGCTGGGCGAGGAGATCGCACGACTGCTCGCCGAGTACCAGGAGCACATGGAGGCCCTCCAGTTCCGCAAGGCCGCGGCCGCGCTGCGCGCCCTGTGGTCCGCCGGCAACTCCTACCTGGAGGAGAAGGCCCCCTGGCTGGAGATCAAGGCCGACCCCGACGGCGCCGCGCTGACCCTGCGCACGGCGATGAACCTGATCCATCTGTACGCGGTCGTCTCCGAGCCGTTCATCCCCGCCACGGCGGCCGCCATGCGGAGTGCCTTCGCGCTGGAGGGCGACACGGCGACCTGGGTGACCGCCGAGCGGGCCAGGGCGCTGGACGCGGTCCCCGCCGGGACCCCGTTCACCGTCCCGCCGGTGCTCTTCGCGAAGATCACGGACGAGGACGTGGAGTCCTACCGCGACCGCTTCGGCGGTGCGGAGACCGCCTGA
- a CDS encoding DUF397 domain-containing protein, whose protein sequence is MSNGTAELAWFKSSYSGSEGDSCVEIAIAEQAVHVRDSKDPACPPFAVGREGWAPFVRFVSGASGA, encoded by the coding sequence ATGAGCAACGGAACCGCGGAACTCGCCTGGTTCAAGTCCAGCTACAGCGGCAGCGAGGGCGACAGCTGTGTGGAGATCGCGATAGCCGAACAGGCCGTTCATGTACGGGACTCCAAGGACCCGGCCTGCCCGCCCTTCGCCGTGGGCCGCGAGGGCTGGGCGCCCTTCGTGAGGTTCGTGTCGGGAGCCTCGGGGGCGTAA
- a CDS encoding helix-turn-helix domain-containing protein: protein MDIVEAEGAAATGVVARTVAAGEGEREPHPSDSLRTFGAVVQALREHAGLSRGDLAAVVRYSKHTVESVELGRRMPDESFVERAEEVLGNTGALRRAARHLSRGEVGLAAWFRRWARLEREAVSLCTYECRLVPGLLQSEAYARAVFEGTIPLRTDAELETQLTARMERQKMMRERPTVPFSFIVEEHVFRRRFGDAEAMRGLVDHVLERSAPRNVTLQVVPLGAGLHACLDGPVQVLETSEGRRLGYSEGQKNGRLISDVKEVRVLCQRYETLRSQALSPKDSRDLLERLRGEL from the coding sequence ATGGACATCGTCGAAGCGGAGGGGGCCGCGGCGACGGGCGTCGTCGCCCGTACGGTCGCGGCGGGGGAGGGGGAGCGGGAACCCCATCCTTCGGACAGTCTGCGTACGTTCGGCGCGGTCGTCCAGGCGCTGCGCGAGCACGCGGGCCTCAGCCGGGGAGACCTCGCCGCCGTGGTCCGGTACTCCAAGCACACGGTCGAGTCGGTGGAGTTGGGCCGCCGGATGCCGGACGAGTCGTTCGTCGAGCGTGCGGAGGAGGTGCTCGGGAACACCGGGGCGCTGCGCAGGGCCGCGCGCCATCTGAGCAGGGGCGAGGTGGGACTCGCTGCGTGGTTCCGGCGGTGGGCGCGGCTGGAGCGGGAGGCGGTGAGTCTGTGTACGTATGAGTGCAGGCTGGTGCCCGGGCTGCTGCAGTCGGAGGCGTACGCCCGGGCGGTGTTCGAGGGCACGATCCCGCTGCGGACGGATGCGGAGCTGGAGACGCAGCTCACGGCCCGGATGGAGCGACAGAAGATGATGCGGGAGCGGCCGACCGTACCGTTCAGCTTCATCGTCGAGGAGCATGTGTTCCGGCGGCGGTTCGGGGACGCGGAGGCGATGCGAGGGCTGGTGGACCATGTCCTGGAGCGCAGCGCCCCGCGCAATGTGACCCTCCAGGTGGTGCCGTTGGGGGCGGGGTTGCATGCGTGTCTGGACGGGCCGGTGCAGGTTCTGGAGACCTCGGAGGGTCGGCGGCTCGGCTACTCCGAGGGGCAGAAGAACGGCCGGCTCATCTCCGACGTGAAAGAGGTGCGTGTGCTCTGCCAACGCTATGAAACACTGCGCTCGCAGGCCCTGAGCCCGAAGGATTCCCGGGACCTGCTGGAGCGACTGCGAGGAGAGCTATGA
- a CDS encoding type II toxin-antitoxin system VapB family antitoxin has translation MARTVIDLDEDMVAEAMRIFGTKTKAKAVRLAMEDAVKRHLRQEGFDAMDAGEFDFGEIVEKTGPRNADGSLKRDGDRDGGRAA, from the coding sequence ATGGCCAGAACCGTCATCGACCTCGACGAGGACATGGTTGCCGAGGCCATGCGCATCTTCGGGACCAAGACGAAGGCCAAGGCCGTCCGCCTCGCCATGGAAGACGCCGTCAAGAGGCATCTGCGGCAGGAGGGTTTCGACGCCATGGACGCCGGCGAGTTCGACTTCGGCGAGATCGTCGAGAAGACCGGCCCCCGCAACGCGGACGGCTCCCTGAAGCGCGACGGCGACCGCGACGGAGGCCGAGCCGCCTGA